One window of Treponema denticola genomic DNA carries:
- a CDS encoding ABC-F family ATP-binding cassette domain-containing protein — protein sequence MPFIQLSKISLAYGDRDILKDITLILTAGTKAALTGANGCGKSTLMKIVAGQIKGDSGDIATEKDTSIAYLPQSGIVHKGKTLAEEAETAFAYGYDIIKAMDETGEKMKTEKDEQKLIALANDYHALQTRLDNSGWNSKKGLIDETLRGLGFSSADFNKNTEEFSGGWQMRIALAKVLLQNADIIVLDEPTNYLDIEARSWLELWLKKFKGGFLLVSHDRYFLDQTVTETYELFKGTLKKYKGTYSDYERIRAIEVEGLIKAYEQQQEEIAKTEDFIRKFRYTESRAALVQDRIRRLEKMERIELPEHLKKIRFSFPPAPHSGKIVLQAEGISKAYSMASGPAVSPTHSQTGGLHRVIENLDLTVEKGERLVLAGKNGAGKSTLLRILAGEDKNFTGNLKEGAGVRMGYFSQDESETITGSESIIDLLERSAPTELVPKLYDMLAAFLFRGDDIYKSLSVLSGGEKSRLALLLLLLKPLNLLILDEPTNHLDLHSKDVLLDALKRFDGTIVFVSHDKGFIQDLATRVLELKADEEGLNPSRIRNFPGTYDYYLYRIEQEEAEDKNGAVGKTDNTNHSKTSANLSYEEQKRLRSERRKLEKEEERLLNEIEKCETEIAENEALLADPEVYSNGEKSRAVQKKIEELRARAEELSESWAEAASKLEASV from the coding sequence ATGCCCTTTATACAGCTTTCAAAGATTTCTCTTGCCTATGGGGACAGAGATATTCTAAAGGATATAACCCTCATCTTAACAGCCGGAACAAAGGCCGCCCTTACGGGAGCAAACGGCTGCGGAAAGTCTACCTTAATGAAGATTGTTGCCGGTCAAATAAAGGGTGACTCAGGGGATATAGCCACAGAAAAAGATACGTCAATAGCATACCTTCCCCAATCGGGAATCGTCCACAAGGGCAAGACCTTGGCGGAAGAGGCCGAAACAGCCTTTGCCTACGGCTACGATATTATCAAGGCCATGGACGAGACAGGCGAAAAGATGAAAACCGAAAAAGATGAACAAAAACTCATCGCCTTGGCAAACGATTATCATGCCTTGCAGACAAGGCTTGACAATTCCGGCTGGAATTCAAAAAAGGGGCTTATTGACGAAACCTTACGAGGCTTGGGCTTTTCTTCAGCGGATTTTAATAAAAACACGGAAGAATTTTCGGGCGGCTGGCAAATGCGTATAGCCCTTGCAAAGGTTCTTTTACAAAATGCCGACATAATTGTTCTTGACGAACCCACAAACTACCTCGATATCGAAGCCCGATCTTGGCTTGAGCTTTGGCTTAAAAAATTTAAGGGAGGCTTTTTGCTTGTAAGCCATGACCGCTACTTTTTGGATCAAACTGTAACCGAAACTTACGAGCTTTTTAAGGGAACCTTAAAAAAATATAAGGGAACCTACAGCGATTATGAGAGGATAAGAGCTATAGAAGTTGAAGGCCTTATAAAGGCCTATGAACAGCAGCAGGAAGAAATAGCCAAAACCGAAGACTTTATCCGTAAATTCAGATATACGGAAAGCCGTGCAGCCTTGGTTCAAGACAGAATAAGGCGGCTCGAAAAAATGGAAAGAATAGAGCTTCCCGAACACCTAAAAAAAATCCGCTTCAGCTTTCCTCCAGCACCCCATTCGGGAAAAATAGTCCTTCAGGCAGAAGGAATAAGCAAGGCGTATAGCATGGCCTCCGGCCCGGCTGTAAGCCCGACCCACAGCCAAACCGGCGGCCTTCATAGGGTAATCGAAAATTTGGATTTAACCGTCGAAAAAGGAGAACGCCTTGTTTTGGCAGGAAAAAACGGAGCAGGAAAATCGACCCTCCTGCGTATCCTTGCAGGAGAGGATAAAAACTTTACAGGGAACTTAAAAGAAGGAGCCGGAGTTAGAATGGGCTATTTTTCGCAAGATGAATCTGAGACCATTACAGGGAGCGAAAGCATAATAGACCTTCTCGAACGCTCGGCTCCTACCGAACTTGTTCCTAAGCTTTACGATATGCTTGCAGCCTTTTTATTCCGAGGGGACGATATTTATAAAAGCCTTTCTGTCCTATCGGGAGGAGAAAAATCGAGGCTTGCCCTCCTCCTTCTTCTTTTAAAGCCATTGAACCTTTTAATCTTGGATGAGCCCACAAACCATTTAGACCTGCATTCAAAGGATGTGCTCTTGGATGCCTTAAAACGATTTGACGGAACTATAGTTTTTGTATCTCACGATAAGGGCTTTATACAAGACCTTGCTACAAGGGTATTGGAGCTCAAGGCTGACGAAGAAGGCTTAAATCCCTCAAGGATCAGGAATTTTCCGGGAACCTATGATTATTATCTTTATCGAATCGAACAAGAGGAGGCCGAAGATAAAAACGGGGCTGTAGGAAAAACCGATAACACCAATCATTCAAAGACTTCAGCCAACCTATCCTACGAGGAACAAAAACGCCTCCGCTCGGAAAGAAGAAAATTAGAAAAAGAAGAAGAAAGGCTTTTAAACGAAATAGAAAAATGCGAAACGGAAATAGCTGAAAATGAAGCCCTCCTCGCCGACCCCGAAGTATACTCCAACGGCGAAAAAAGCAGAGCCGTTCAGAAAAAAATAGAGGAGCTAAGGGCAAGGGCTGAAGAGCTTTCGGAAAGCTGGGCAGAGGCGGCTTCAAAGTTGGAAGCGAGTGTTTAA
- a CDS encoding SH3 domain-containing protein has translation MNNFFQKQKLLIFIVVFAASSALFFSSCSKKLGYGVVNWSIPEYNLTAGDVIPVYVKSNIEKVYIVGLNEKTAVRIEIPLWQLTFFESKKDAVRFQARLSEHKHAYARVKLDGLPMRSNPDNTSNQVYRLKLGQLVKILWFGEGVPVLKGGKPMDGQWYEVITEDGVRGWCFSYNLTIYDERESESSENTNLAQEKDAELEAILNEFWYPEHYRKMINNRQVDLDKMSLTWGFFPGLRSGIARVELQNTRLSFPYTKIIKIGSKYLFEGANLSMQIRGEDIITLEFSDTNGKLRQENFITLNASPENIINNEIKRREAVIQKIAKTSSEFTSENFGSLKILPDGQFIWSGYNLLSPSIIPSGAGSSGKVSLKHFLDKKLSGDYDGVLSFKFEKTSEPVVFMYSISSKGLRLEAVEASSIQDNLVTRRSLDPVIVFFAVK, from the coding sequence ATGAACAATTTTTTTCAAAAACAAAAACTGCTTATTTTTATCGTAGTGTTTGCTGCGTCATCAGCTCTTTTTTTTAGCTCATGTTCAAAAAAGCTGGGGTACGGTGTAGTAAACTGGTCAATTCCCGAATACAACCTTACTGCAGGAGATGTAATTCCGGTTTATGTCAAGTCGAATATTGAAAAGGTTTACATTGTAGGCCTCAACGAAAAAACGGCAGTCAGGATTGAAATACCGTTATGGCAGCTTACCTTTTTTGAATCAAAAAAAGATGCGGTTAGGTTTCAGGCAAGATTAAGCGAACATAAACATGCTTATGCAAGGGTTAAGTTGGATGGTCTTCCTATGCGGTCAAACCCCGACAATACCTCAAATCAGGTTTACCGCCTAAAATTAGGACAACTTGTAAAAATTCTTTGGTTCGGAGAAGGAGTTCCGGTTTTAAAGGGCGGAAAACCGATGGACGGCCAATGGTATGAGGTTATAACCGAGGACGGAGTAAGGGGCTGGTGCTTTTCATATAATCTAACCATCTATGATGAAAGAGAAAGCGAATCCTCCGAAAACACGAATTTAGCCCAAGAAAAAGATGCAGAGCTTGAGGCGATTCTAAACGAATTTTGGTATCCCGAACATTACCGAAAAATGATAAACAACAGGCAGGTTGATCTCGATAAAATGAGCCTTACTTGGGGCTTTTTTCCCGGTTTGCGTTCAGGTATTGCAAGAGTCGAACTTCAAAACACAAGGCTTTCTTTTCCATACACAAAGATTATCAAAATCGGAAGCAAATACCTTTTTGAAGGCGCCAACCTTTCGATGCAGATAAGAGGTGAGGATATTATCACTCTTGAATTTTCCGACACTAACGGAAAACTCAGACAGGAAAACTTTATTACCCTAAATGCCTCACCTGAAAATATTATCAATAACGAAATAAAAAGAAGAGAGGCTGTAATCCAAAAAATCGCCAAAACTTCATCCGAATTTACATCGGAAAATTTCGGCTCTTTGAAAATACTGCCTGACGGTCAATTTATTTGGAGCGGTTATAACCTACTATCCCCATCTATTATACCTTCGGGAGCAGGTTCTTCGGGAAAAGTAAGCTTAAAACATTTCTTGGACAAAAAACTTTCAGGCGACTATGATGGTGTTTTAAGTTTTAAATTTGAAAAAACATCTGAACCGGTTGTATTTATGTACAGTATTTCGTCCAAAGGGCTCCGCCTTGAAGCAGTAGAGGCTTCAAGCATACAGGATAATCTTGTAACACGCCGTAGTTTAGATCCGGTAATCGTATTCTTTGCAGTAAAATAA